A genomic window from Buteo buteo chromosome 13, bButBut1.hap1.1, whole genome shotgun sequence includes:
- the MCEE gene encoding methylmalonyl-CoA epimerase, mitochondrial, whose protein sequence is MAACLRRAAAGLLTRLQTSAPTIRTLSSSNSLSQNIPSSLWKLGRLNHVAIAVPDLEKAQSLYKDVLGAQVSETVALPEHGVYVVFVELGNTKLELLHPLGEKSPIASFLQKNKTGGMHHICIEVDDIKAAMTELKKKKIRILSEEPKIGAHGKPVIFLHPKDCHGVLVELEQA, encoded by the exons gGCTTCTTACCAGATTGCAGACTTCAGCTCCCACAATACGAACTCTATCATCATCGAATTCCCTTTCTCAAAACATTCCAAGCTCTTTGTGGAAACTGGGCCGACTTAATCATGTAGCAATTGCAGTACCTGATCTGGAGAAAGCTCAGTCCTTGTATAAAGATGTGTTAGGAGCACAGGTGAGCGAGACTGTTGCTCTTCCCGAACATGGTGTCTACGTTGTTTTTGTGGAGCTGGGTAATACCAAGCTGGAACTTCTGCATCCTTTAGGAGAGAAAAGTCCCATTGCaagctttctgcaaaaaaacaaGACTGGAGGGATGCATCATATCTGCATTGAG gtTGATGACATAAAAGCGGCTATgacagaactgaagaaaaaaaagatacgaATATTGAGTGAAGAGCCAAAAATAGGTGCACATGGCAAACCTGTGATTTTTCTTCACCCTAAAGATTGTCATGGAGTCCTTGTGGAACTTGAGCAAGCTTGA